A region of Synergistaceae bacterium DNA encodes the following proteins:
- a CDS encoding transposase, which yields MYRFYPSSKICSSCFYVLPELPLSISVHLWMDGWTCPRCGAEHDRDINRDIKAAVNILRVGTSTLKGEDVRPVSICCLCRSYNPMTLVVGVCQVQNDIFIFVLLTPKRLLTVIFFILLL from the coding sequence ATCTACAGGTTCTATCCTTCGTCAAAAATCTGTTCATCCTGTTTTTATGTTCTTCCTGAGTTGCCGCTGTCCATCTCTGTCCATCTGTGGATGGACGGATGGACGTGTCCGAGATGCGGAGCGGAACACGACCGGGATATCAATCGGGATATCAAGGCGGCTGTAAATATTCTCAGAGTGGGGACATCCACTCTTAAAGGAGAAGACGTAAGACCGGTTTCAATCTGCTGTCTTTGTAGATCTTACAATCCCATGACTTTAGTCGTGGGAGTATGTCAAGTACAGAACGATATTTTCATTTTTGTTTTGTTGACTCCAAAACGCTTGTTGACGGTTATCTTTTTCATACTGCTGCTATAA
- a CDS encoding transposase codes for MRRASGKLKKFSRELSRKRRGSKNHKKARFALARTHRTIANQRRDYHYKLALELVRRHASIFLRQGLKVKDLKSRT; via the coding sequence ATGCGCCGGGCTTCAGGCAAGCTCAAGAAATTTTCGCGAGAACTCAGCCGTAAGAGACGAGGAAGCAAGAATCATAAGAAAGCAAGGTTTGCTCTAGCCAGAACGCACAGGACAATCGCAAATCAACGTAGAGACTATCACTACAAACTGGCGCTTGAGCTCGTACGGCGGCATGCTTCCATCTTCCTTCGTCAAGGACTTAAAGTCAAGGACTTAAAGTCAAGGACTTGA
- a CDS encoding DEAD/DEAH box helicase, whose translation MLTPRQYQLEAIETVLGKWREGVTRQLLSLPTGTGKTVIFALLAQRLDTFTLILAHREELLSQAYEKITTIMPEADAGIFQGSNREGLESRICIASVQTAARHTRSLQQRGFNLLICDEAHHARAQSYEKILKKTGFLENNLNKLLLGVTATPYRMDGRALGGVFEHIVFERSLVTMIREGYLSDVRCISVGTNSDLDNVSIRNGDFASNELALAIDTVCRNQVIVDAYKNYCMGKKAVAFGVSVEHAQSIAREFQSNGIPCGVMWGNMGAEERKKELARFASGEVKVLSNCMLLTEGFDAPDIDAILMSRPTRSKGLYTQCVGRGLRLAPGKKECLLLDFVDISRKHDLCNLGTLVGRKIKSGESLLEVVEEGEWKDREPQSGLIVIHKNTEEVDPLRRDRFQWISFGKGYRLLVKDFAITCVPHDNGYFVFLVQKAGKTSVLVQKAVPLETAMAAAENYACKTVQSFFFDQGAKWRKEKASDKQLQLLDNLQLPHNPVISKGEAANLLNQHFNQPATEKQVWYLNFHNLHPFPEVLSKKEAGQIIQKFRDGELQEEKALVPQYSSLS comes from the coding sequence ATGTTAACACCGCGCCAGTATCAGCTAGAAGCTATAGAGACTGTTCTGGGTAAGTGGCGTGAAGGCGTGACTCGCCAACTTCTTAGCCTCCCGACCGGAACCGGCAAAACGGTAATTTTTGCTCTGTTAGCCCAGAGACTGGATACGTTCACCCTTATCCTCGCCCATCGGGAAGAACTTTTATCCCAAGCCTACGAGAAAATCACAACCATCATGCCGGAAGCAGACGCCGGGATCTTTCAGGGTTCCAACCGCGAAGGATTGGAGAGCCGGATTTGCATCGCTTCCGTTCAGACGGCGGCGAGACATACGCGCAGCCTTCAACAACGGGGATTCAATCTTTTGATTTGCGATGAAGCCCACCACGCGCGTGCGCAAAGCTATGAGAAGATTCTCAAGAAAACGGGGTTTTTAGAGAACAACCTCAACAAACTCCTTCTCGGAGTGACCGCTACGCCGTACCGAATGGATGGACGTGCTTTAGGTGGTGTTTTTGAGCATATCGTTTTCGAGCGCAGTCTTGTGACCATGATTCGAGAAGGATATTTGAGCGATGTCCGGTGTATTTCGGTCGGGACAAATTCCGACTTAGATAACGTGAGTATCCGCAACGGCGATTTTGCCAGCAACGAGCTAGCGTTAGCGATTGATACTGTCTGCCGCAATCAAGTTATTGTAGATGCCTACAAAAACTATTGTATGGGGAAAAAGGCGGTTGCTTTCGGCGTTTCTGTAGAACATGCGCAAAGCATCGCACGAGAATTCCAGTCCAACGGAATACCATGCGGAGTAATGTGGGGAAACATGGGGGCTGAGGAACGGAAAAAAGAGTTAGCGCGTTTCGCGTCTGGAGAAGTCAAAGTTCTCTCCAATTGCATGTTGCTCACGGAAGGATTCGACGCACCTGACATTGATGCTATCCTGATGTCCCGTCCGACAAGAAGCAAAGGACTCTATACACAGTGCGTGGGGCGCGGCTTGAGACTCGCTCCCGGAAAAAAAGAATGTCTCCTTCTGGATTTTGTAGACATTTCGAGGAAGCACGATTTGTGTAACCTGGGAACCCTGGTGGGGAGAAAAATAAAATCCGGTGAGTCTCTTCTTGAAGTCGTCGAAGAAGGGGAATGGAAAGATCGTGAGCCGCAGTCCGGTCTAATCGTGATTCATAAGAATACCGAAGAGGTAGACCCTCTGAGGCGTGACCGCTTCCAGTGGATATCCTTCGGGAAAGGATACCGTTTACTCGTGAAGGATTTCGCAATCACGTGTGTTCCACACGACAACGGATATTTCGTTTTTCTTGTCCAAAAAGCAGGGAAAACAAGTGTCCTCGTCCAAAAGGCGGTCCCATTGGAGACGGCGATGGCGGCAGCCGAGAATTATGCCTGCAAAACCGTGCAATCGTTTTTCTTCGATCAGGGAGCAAAATGGCGCAAAGAGAAAGCATCGGACAAGCAATTACAACTACTCGACAATCTTCAGTTACCTCATAACCCCGTCATCTCAAAGGGAGAAGCAGCGAATTTACTCAATCAGCATTTCAATCAACCGGCGACGGAAAAGCAAGTGTGGTACTTGAATTTTCATAACCTCCATCCCTTCCCAGAGGTATTGAGCAAAAAGGAGGCGGGGCAAATCATTCAAAAATTCCGAGACGGAGAATTGCAGGAAGAAAAAGCTCTTGTTCCGCAGTATTCATCATTATCGTGA
- a CDS encoding nitroreductase family protein encodes MNETLLVIRNRRSVRNFRLEQIKDVELEEILEAGKYAPSAANQQSWHFTVVQNQVLLDRISQAVKMIYKELDEPFLRQLANDEKFHLYFHAPSVIVISGNQSAMFPDFDCSLAAENIMIAAESMDIGSCWVSGLPRLADSEIDMQILKDLDLPEGYKPLCAIALGYKEGTKAEAAVRKGNTVNYIR; translated from the coding sequence ATGAACGAGACATTGTTAGTAATCAGAAATAGGCGAAGCGTTCGGAATTTTAGGCTGGAACAAATCAAGGATGTTGAACTTGAGGAAATTTTAGAAGCTGGAAAATATGCGCCCTCAGCAGCGAATCAGCAATCATGGCATTTTACGGTTGTTCAGAATCAGGTATTGCTAGATAGAATATCCCAAGCTGTAAAGATGATTTACAAAGAATTAGACGAGCCATTTTTACGCCAACTTGCTAACGACGAGAAATTTCATCTGTATTTCCACGCGCCTTCAGTTATTGTGATTTCTGGTAATCAAAGCGCTATGTTTCCTGATTTTGATTGTTCTCTTGCTGCCGAGAATATTATGATCGCTGCTGAATCCATGGACATAGGTTCTTGCTGGGTAAGTGGATTACCTCGACTTGCAGATTCAGAGATTGACATGCAAATCCTAAAAGATTTAGACCTACCGGAAGGATATAAACCCTTGTGTGCGATAGCTCTAGGATATAAAGAAGGAACAAAAGCAGAAGCAGCAGTTAGAAAAGGAAATACAGTAAACTACATAAGATAG
- a CDS encoding MarR family winged helix-turn-helix transcriptional regulator: MKKSMIRIVTILYRKSQSYLSVALSKYNLTTAEQPFFAALQVYDGTTQDELSALIGVDKSATARTVKLLEGKGYVKRVQDETNRRQNRVFITDTARRLWLSVEHELIHFNELLTQHIDADNLEITYNTLLQMEKNVIYLSINKKTAVEQERARYGNENRRRK; the protein is encoded by the coding sequence ATGAAAAAGAGCATGATCAGAATCGTCACGATTCTATATAGGAAAAGCCAGTCTTATTTAAGCGTTGCGCTCAGCAAATATAACCTAACAACAGCGGAACAACCTTTTTTCGCGGCGTTACAGGTGTACGACGGTACTACTCAAGATGAACTCTCGGCACTTATCGGCGTTGACAAGTCAGCCACCGCCCGCACAGTAAAACTATTGGAAGGGAAAGGCTATGTTAAACGGGTGCAAGATGAAACTAACAGGCGGCAAAACAGAGTTTTTATAACGGATACAGCGAGAAGACTCTGGTTAAGTGTGGAACATGAACTGATTCATTTCAACGAACTTCTCACACAACATATCGACGCAGACAATCTAGAAATCACTTATAACACACTTTTGCAAATGGAAAAAAACGTCATTTATCTGTCTATAAATAAAAAAACTGCTGTTGAACAGGAGAGAGCAAGATATGGAAACGAAAACCGCCGCCGAAAATAA
- a CDS encoding MATE family efflux transporter, with product METKTAAENNPLGYAPISKLIIKFALPSIISLLVSAAYNITDQIFIGQVIGILGNAATNVAFPLTILTTALAQLIGVGAAANFNISMGAKKQDKVEGIVGTGLTLISVCGPLLAAFVFLLKTPILLLCGATDNVLPYAESYLGITVIGLPFFLFSQAASQLIRADGSPTYFMMSNLTGAVLNVFLDWLFMYPLGWGIQGAAAATVIGQIVSFLICVRYFTRFKAFKIKLETCRIKLSYVTDIAKLGTSNFINHLIMMVVNIVMNNTLAYYGALAAYGSDIPLAVSGVIAKLDRILIAFTVGIAQGCQPILGFNMGAKNYDRVKGTYKKALVATLCISIMAFLAFQLFPRQIVSIFGVGDELYFSFAKRYVRIFMLMVCVYGVQPLSVNFFSGIGNARQGIMLSLSRQGFFLLPLLMILPMMFGLDGVLYAGPIADSLACALSLAMVFKNFKELAVWNMNKV from the coding sequence ATGGAAACGAAAACCGCCGCCGAAAATAACCCACTTGGGTACGCACCTATTTCGAAGCTGATTATAAAGTTCGCGCTTCCGTCCATCATCAGCCTTCTTGTAAGCGCAGCCTATAATATCACAGATCAGATATTTATCGGTCAGGTCATCGGTATACTTGGGAACGCTGCGACAAATGTCGCGTTTCCACTCACTATACTGACGACCGCCCTGGCTCAGTTGATAGGAGTGGGAGCCGCCGCAAATTTCAATATTTCGATGGGAGCGAAAAAACAGGACAAAGTGGAGGGCATAGTCGGAACGGGACTAACACTTATCTCAGTCTGTGGTCCGTTACTTGCGGCATTTGTGTTTCTGCTGAAAACTCCGATACTCTTGCTGTGTGGAGCAACGGATAACGTGCTGCCTTATGCTGAATCATACCTTGGAATAACAGTAATTGGCCTGCCGTTTTTCCTGTTTTCCCAAGCGGCGAGCCAGCTTATACGCGCCGACGGAAGCCCAACATATTTTATGATGTCCAATCTCACCGGCGCGGTTCTGAATGTTTTCCTCGACTGGCTATTTATGTATCCGTTAGGTTGGGGAATACAAGGCGCTGCTGCGGCAACCGTAATCGGACAAATTGTTTCGTTCTTAATTTGCGTTCGGTACTTCACGCGATTTAAGGCATTTAAGATTAAACTTGAAACTTGTCGGATAAAATTATCATACGTTACCGATATAGCCAAACTTGGAACATCCAACTTCATTAATCATCTTATTATGATGGTTGTCAACATTGTTATGAACAACACTCTTGCCTATTATGGTGCGCTCGCGGCATATGGCAGCGACATTCCTCTTGCCGTTTCCGGTGTCATTGCAAAACTTGACAGAATACTGATAGCGTTTACCGTTGGAATTGCGCAAGGCTGTCAGCCGATTCTTGGCTTCAATATGGGAGCAAAAAACTATGATAGGGTAAAAGGAACATACAAGAAGGCTCTTGTTGCAACGCTGTGCATTAGCATAATGGCATTTCTGGCATTTCAGTTATTCCCTCGGCAGATTGTCAGCATATTCGGCGTGGGTGACGAACTCTACTTCAGTTTTGCGAAGCGTTATGTGCGTATCTTTATGCTGATGGTATGTGTTTATGGCGTACAGCCGCTGTCGGTCAATTTTTTTTCAGGCATTGGCAATGCGCGGCAGGGAATTATGCTTTCCTTATCTCGGCAGGGATTTTTCCTGCTTCCGTTACTGATGATTCTGCCGATGATGTTTGGGCTTGATGGTGTTCTGTACGCTGGCCCGATAGCTGATTCGCTCGCCTGCGCTTTATCATTGGCGATGGTTTTCAAGAATTTCAAAGAGTTGGCGGTTTGGAATATGAATAAGGTGTAG
- a CDS encoding amidohydrolase family protein, which yields MTTIKKALDYRALIDVLLSDDRFADLVLHGGSVINTLTGEIYPADIAIKKPYLLMAGDVESMIGPDTLVVDIQGMYVSPGFIDSHMHFESSMLTITEFSRLSIPSGTTTLIADPHEIGNALGPVGMMAMADEAGTVPNYVRLVVPALAPDCPALETAGVDVNSKDMEILLNYPNIIGIGELQGFSIAKHVYKNTPEIITDLVASTTYARGIGRVVDGNAPDLFGNELAAHIIATGGRTSCHETTTKAECVEKLRQGVHVFMREGSTQKNMAECIKAVTEDGMDSRRCILATDDMMAGDLQNLGHMNEIVRRTIREGVDPVEAIQMVTINPANYFGLQDRGAIAPGLRADLAIIENLAEMKVSAVFLSGELVAKNGKLLIEMPPYRYPNTVKHSVRRGPVVEKDISISSESTQVTGRCIVVIPDQNLTDKKEIVLRVEKGIVQADPQNDILFMCCVERYGRNGNIGKCFLTGMGLKHGAIAESVAHDTHNIIAAGTNLKDIIVAVNHVIQMGGGITVARDGKILDDLPLPIGGLITDELTGSEVSDKTESLEKIVREQLGGILHAPFMHLSFLALSTSPKWKLTDKGLIDVENFKILPPIIEN from the coding sequence GTGACAACTATCAAAAAAGCTCTTGATTACCGAGCCCTGATCGACGTGTTGTTGTCGGATGATCGCTTCGCTGATCTGGTACTTCATGGCGGAAGCGTCATCAACACTTTGACAGGGGAAATTTACCCGGCCGACATTGCGATAAAAAAACCATATCTCCTCATGGCCGGCGATGTAGAAAGCATGATAGGACCCGATACGCTTGTGGTCGATATTCAGGGAATGTATGTGTCTCCTGGTTTTATTGATTCTCACATGCATTTCGAAAGCAGTATGCTTACCATAACAGAATTTTCTCGTCTATCTATTCCTTCAGGAACAACTACTTTGATTGCGGACCCTCATGAAATTGGCAACGCCTTGGGACCAGTCGGCATGATGGCTATGGCCGACGAGGCCGGAACTGTTCCCAATTATGTTCGTCTGGTTGTTCCCGCGCTCGCTCCGGATTGTCCGGCATTAGAAACAGCAGGTGTTGACGTGAATTCAAAAGACATGGAAATATTGCTGAACTATCCCAATATTATCGGTATCGGTGAGCTGCAAGGATTCTCCATAGCGAAACACGTCTACAAGAACACCCCGGAAATCATCACGGATTTAGTCGCGTCTACTACTTATGCTCGCGGCATAGGTCGCGTTGTAGACGGTAACGCTCCAGATTTATTCGGCAATGAATTGGCCGCGCATATTATTGCCACTGGCGGGCGCACGTCCTGTCACGAGACTACGACGAAGGCAGAATGTGTAGAAAAGCTCCGCCAAGGTGTTCATGTATTTATGCGGGAAGGTTCCACCCAAAAGAATATGGCAGAGTGTATTAAGGCGGTTACGGAAGACGGAATGGATTCCAGAAGATGTATACTCGCTACAGACGATATGATGGCGGGCGACCTGCAAAACCTCGGTCATATGAATGAAATTGTTCGAAGAACAATCCGTGAAGGAGTAGACCCAGTAGAGGCAATCCAGATGGTGACGATTAATCCTGCGAATTATTTTGGATTGCAGGACAGAGGAGCGATCGCCCCAGGGCTGAGAGCCGATTTAGCTATTATTGAGAATCTAGCAGAGATGAAAGTCAGCGCTGTGTTCCTGAGCGGTGAGTTGGTCGCCAAAAATGGCAAATTACTTATCGAGATGCCACCCTATCGGTATCCCAATACAGTCAAACATTCAGTTAGGCGCGGACCTGTCGTGGAAAAAGACATCTCCATAAGTTCGGAATCGACGCAGGTAACGGGGCGCTGTATCGTCGTCATTCCAGATCAAAATCTGACCGACAAAAAAGAGATTGTACTCCGGGTCGAGAAGGGAATTGTTCAGGCTGATCCACAAAATGATATCTTATTTATGTGTTGTGTCGAACGCTATGGGCGCAACGGAAACATCGGAAAATGTTTCCTTACAGGCATGGGCCTCAAACACGGAGCTATCGCGGAAAGCGTAGCTCACGATACTCACAATATTATAGCGGCCGGAACAAACCTAAAAGACATCATAGTTGCCGTCAACCATGTCATCCAAATGGGGGGCGGAATCACTGTCGCCAGGGACGGAAAAATCCTTGACGACTTGCCCTTGCCGATTGGAGGACTCATAACGGATGAACTCACGGGCAGTGAAGTAAGTGATAAAACCGAGTCGTTGGAAAAGATAGTACGTGAGCAATTGGGAGGAATTTTACACGCTCCCTTTATGCACCTGTCTTTTCTTGCGTTATCGACGAGCCCCAAATGGAAACTGACAGATAAAGGGTTGATTGATGTCGAAAATTTCAAGATCCTTCCGCCTATAATCGAAAACTAA
- a CDS encoding EutN/CcmL family microcompartment protein, whose amino-acid sequence MYVGRIVGTVVATRKDTTLVGTKLLIVQPLNLTLRPTEEARVMVDTVGAGVGELVIFATGTAARNALNKKDSAADAAIIGIVDKFETNDHWI is encoded by the coding sequence ATGTATGTGGGGAGAATTGTCGGTACTGTTGTCGCTACCCGTAAGGATACCACCCTTGTGGGAACAAAGTTGTTGATCGTACAACCTTTGAATTTGACGTTACGCCCGACTGAGGAAGCGCGAGTGATGGTCGATACTGTTGGAGCCGGTGTGGGCGAATTGGTTATTTTCGCAACTGGAACTGCTGCTCGCAACGCTTTAAACAAAAAAGATTCCGCTGCCGATGCCGCAATTATAGGAATCGTTGATAAATTCGAGACAAACGACCATTGGATATGA
- a CDS encoding BMC domain-containing protein, whose translation MDNSALGMIETRGLVGAIEAADAMVKAAGVTIVGYEKVGFGLVTILIRGDVGAVKAATDAGAESARAVGEVVSVHVIPKPHADVETILAKFK comes from the coding sequence ATGGATAATTCGGCTTTGGGTATGATTGAAACAAGAGGGCTCGTAGGCGCGATTGAAGCGGCGGATGCTATGGTTAAGGCAGCGGGTGTCACCATTGTGGGATATGAAAAAGTCGGCTTTGGCCTTGTCACGATTTTGATTCGCGGCGACGTGGGTGCGGTAAAAGCCGCTACCGATGCGGGCGCCGAATCCGCTCGCGCCGTCGGGGAAGTGGTGTCTGTCCATGTCATTCCTAAACCGCACGCGGACGTGGAAACGATCCTCGCCAAATTCAAATAA
- a CDS encoding pyridoxal phosphate-dependent aminotransferase: MKNRIADRMNLLHTESAFSIMARANALEAHGKSVVHLEIGQPDFKTPQNIIDAACKALNEGKTGYTPTAGIPPLRETIAKHCREYKKVDVDMENVVVVPGGKPIMFYTMLMLTQPGDEVIYPNPGFPIYESVIKFSGAKPVPMPLLEKNDFRLDLDQLKRDINEKTKLIIVNNPGNPTGGVFSREDILGIADLVRGKDIYVMSDEIYDQIVFEGQPLSIASLPGIKDQTIILDGFSKTFAMTGWRLGYGVMNKELAGHMTMLMANSNSCAASMTQWAAIEALEGPQDDVKKMVAAFKERREYLIAALNEIKGIHCVLPHGAFYAFPNISSFGLSSGDFANRLLEEGGVAAAGGTAFGSFGEGFIRLSYANSLENLKIAVERIADFTGRLNSK, translated from the coding sequence ATGAAAAACCGCATAGCCGACAGAATGAATTTGCTCCACACAGAATCCGCCTTCAGCATCATGGCCAGAGCTAACGCCCTGGAGGCTCATGGTAAAAGCGTCGTTCACCTAGAGATTGGGCAACCAGATTTTAAGACTCCGCAAAACATCATCGACGCAGCCTGCAAGGCACTAAATGAAGGCAAGACCGGCTACACTCCTACTGCTGGTATTCCACCCTTGCGCGAGACCATTGCGAAACACTGCCGCGAGTATAAAAAAGTGGATGTGGACATGGAAAACGTGGTGGTGGTTCCGGGCGGCAAGCCCATCATGTTCTACACCATGCTGATGTTGACCCAACCCGGCGATGAGGTGATCTACCCCAACCCCGGCTTTCCTATATATGAGTCCGTCATAAAGTTCTCTGGAGCTAAGCCGGTGCCCATGCCCCTTTTGGAGAAAAACGACTTTCGCCTGGACCTGGACCAATTAAAACGCGACATCAACGAAAAAACCAAGCTCATAATCGTCAATAATCCAGGAAACCCCACAGGGGGTGTTTTCTCCCGTGAGGACATTCTAGGCATCGCTGACCTGGTTCGAGGTAAAGACATTTACGTCATGTCCGACGAGATTTATGATCAGATCGTTTTCGAGGGACAACCTCTTTCCATCGCATCTCTGCCGGGAATAAAAGATCAAACCATCATCTTAGACGGGTTCTCCAAAACCTTCGCCATGACTGGGTGGCGTCTGGGCTACGGGGTAATGAACAAAGAACTGGCCGGGCACATGACCATGCTAATGGCGAACTCCAACTCCTGCGCCGCGTCTATGACTCAGTGGGCAGCTATTGAGGCTCTAGAAGGCCCCCAGGATGATGTGAAGAAAATGGTTGCCGCCTTCAAGGAAAGACGCGAGTACTTGATCGCGGCTTTAAATGAAATTAAGGGCATCCACTGTGTTCTGCCTCATGGCGCGTTTTACGCCTTTCCCAATATCTCGTCTTTCGGACTGAGCTCCGGCGACTTCGCGAATCGTTTGTTGGAGGAGGGTGGGGTAGCTGCGGCTGGCGGGACAGCGTTCGGAAGCTTTGGCGAGGGCTTTATTCGTCTTTCCTACGCTAATTCGCTGGAAAACTTGAAGATCGCTGTGGAGCGCATCGCCGACTTCACCGGTAGGTTAAATTCAAAATAA
- a CDS encoding BMC domain-containing protein has product MALGLIEAIGLSTAMVALDAATKSADVTLIGCDRVIGVDKMISITLNLTGDVAAVQSAVEAGEVAGNRVGRVVGSHVIASPHGELDKIINKYEKSFLPGPI; this is encoded by the coding sequence ATGGCTTTAGGCTTGATAGAAGCAATTGGTTTATCCACAGCTATGGTGGCTCTAGACGCCGCGACAAAAAGCGCGGATGTCACATTGATAGGCTGTGACCGCGTCATAGGTGTCGACAAAATGATTAGCATTACATTGAATTTAACCGGTGACGTGGCTGCGGTGCAATCGGCTGTAGAAGCTGGTGAAGTGGCCGGTAATCGTGTTGGGCGAGTCGTGGGGTCGCATGTGATCGCCAGTCCTCACGGTGAGCTGGACAAAATTATCAACAAATACGAAAAATCCTTTTTGCCCGGGCCGATTTAG
- a CDS encoding BMC domain-containing protein, whose translation MREALGTVEIRSLVGAIEALDTMLKAASVQVYDFQIVGSGLVAVVVTGDVAAVQAAVESGQQAASRISEVISYNVIARPNDEVDKLVELGG comes from the coding sequence GTGAGAGAAGCGCTAGGAACGGTAGAGATAAGATCACTAGTAGGAGCCATTGAAGCTCTCGATACCATGTTGAAGGCTGCTAGTGTACAGGTCTATGATTTTCAGATTGTGGGATCAGGACTGGTGGCGGTTGTTGTCACCGGAGATGTTGCGGCAGTACAAGCAGCGGTAGAAAGCGGACAGCAAGCGGCCAGTCGTATAAGTGAAGTAATCAGTTACAATGTTATTGCGCGGCCTAACGACGAAGTGGATAAATTGGTTGAACTGGGCGGGTGA